Proteins co-encoded in one Armatimonadota bacterium genomic window:
- the polA gene encoding DNA polymerase I, producing MSGTLVLLDTNGLIYRAFYALPYLTTSSGRPTNAVYGLTAMVLKVLEEERPDFIAAAFDRPEPTFRHAQYEAYKAHREAMPDDLRPQVALAKRVLEALRIPIVEVPGYEADDVIATLARRAAADGLEVLIVSGDLDTLQVVGPRIRVMVTSRGVTETVVYDEARVRARFGFAPALLPDYKSLRGDPSDNIPGVPGVGEKTAASLVAQFGTVEQLLARLEEVPPRLRAALAQAADQIRQSKALATLRTDVPLTVDWEALRTRPPDRDAVEALFTELEFRVFLERMRAQPDPAARPSAAPTVAPAVGGDDLARLARGAACIGVAFARGDGHPLVAPLRAVGLASAAGAAWAPVHDDRLPPAIAAVLEDPAIRKVSADLKSDLLTLTARGVRPGGFDFDVSIASYLLNPNKRTHTLATAARDFLGLDLDEDRPASRHAPDGAWAGLAAAALLRLREILEPRLREREVDRLFADVELPLAAVLAEMERHGVAVDLPYLAALGDELAGRLQALEQEIYHLVGTEFNLGSPRQLAFVLFEKLQLPPLKRTKTGYSTDAEVLEALASRHEVVAKILEHRELAKLKSTYVDVLPRLADPRTGRVHTTFNQTLAATGRVITESPNLQNLPIRTEEGRKIRRAIVAPPGMVLLSVDYSQIDLRVLAHITGDPGLVDAFARGDDVHAVVAAEVFGVARAAVTPELRRRAKTIVFGVAYGMSEHGLAPQLGIDRAQARAVIERYYARFPGVRRYMQEVVEQARRDGFVTTVLNRRRYLPDLLSRNRQVREAAERTAINTPIQGSSADIIKLAMLAIAREVLPAHPGVRMTLQIHDELLFEVPQGAEARVAREVVARMERAYPLRVPLVAEAKVGPNWAEMRPVP from the coding sequence GTGAGCGGAACGCTGGTCCTCCTCGACACCAACGGCTTGATCTACCGGGCGTTCTACGCGCTGCCCTACCTGACGACCTCGTCGGGGCGGCCCACCAACGCGGTCTACGGCCTGACGGCCATGGTGTTGAAGGTGCTGGAGGAAGAGCGTCCCGACTTCATCGCCGCGGCCTTCGACCGGCCGGAGCCGACGTTCCGGCACGCGCAGTACGAGGCCTACAAGGCCCACCGCGAGGCGATGCCCGACGACCTGCGGCCGCAGGTGGCCCTGGCCAAGCGGGTGCTGGAGGCGCTGCGGATTCCCATCGTGGAGGTCCCGGGGTACGAGGCCGACGACGTCATCGCGACGCTGGCGCGCCGCGCGGCCGCCGATGGCCTCGAGGTCCTGATCGTGAGCGGCGACCTGGACACGCTCCAGGTGGTCGGTCCCCGGATCCGCGTGATGGTGACCAGCCGGGGGGTCACCGAGACCGTCGTGTACGACGAGGCCCGGGTGCGCGCGCGCTTCGGGTTCGCCCCCGCGTTGCTGCCAGACTACAAGAGCCTGCGCGGCGATCCCAGCGACAACATCCCTGGCGTCCCCGGGGTCGGCGAGAAGACCGCAGCGTCCCTCGTGGCGCAGTTTGGCACCGTAGAGCAACTCCTCGCCCGCCTGGAGGAGGTCCCGCCCAGGCTGCGCGCGGCCCTCGCCCAGGCGGCCGACCAGATCAGGCAGAGCAAAGCGCTGGCGACGCTTCGCACCGACGTGCCGCTCACCGTCGACTGGGAGGCGTTGCGCACCCGCCCCCCCGATCGTGACGCCGTGGAGGCCCTGTTCACGGAGCTGGAGTTCCGGGTGTTCCTGGAGCGCATGCGCGCGCAGCCCGACCCCGCTGCCCGCCCGTCGGCTGCTCCCACCGTCGCGCCGGCGGTCGGCGGCGACGATCTCGCGCGCCTGGCCCGGGGCGCGGCGTGCATCGGCGTCGCCTTCGCTCGCGGCGACGGCCATCCCCTCGTGGCCCCGTTGCGCGCGGTCGGCCTGGCCTCGGCGGCCGGCGCAGCCTGGGCGCCGGTGCACGACGACCGCCTACCGCCCGCGATCGCCGCGGTCCTGGAGGATCCGGCGATCCGCAAGGTGAGCGCCGATCTGAAGAGCGACCTGCTCACCCTCACCGCCCGCGGCGTGCGTCCCGGGGGGTTCGACTTCGACGTCAGCATCGCGTCGTATCTGCTGAACCCCAACAAACGGACGCACACCCTGGCGACCGCGGCCCGGGACTTCCTGGGCCTGGACCTGGACGAGGACCGACCGGCGTCGCGCCATGCCCCCGACGGCGCCTGGGCCGGTCTCGCCGCGGCGGCCCTCCTGCGGTTGCGCGAGATCCTCGAACCGCGCCTGCGCGAGCGGGAGGTGGACCGGCTGTTCGCGGACGTCGAGCTCCCGCTGGCGGCGGTGCTGGCCGAGATGGAACGCCACGGCGTCGCCGTGGACCTGCCCTACCTGGCGGCGCTTGGCGACGAGCTCGCCGGCCGCCTGCAGGCGCTGGAACAGGAGATCTACCACCTGGTGGGCACCGAGTTCAACCTCGGCTCCCCCCGCCAGCTCGCCTTCGTGCTGTTCGAGAAGCTGCAGCTGCCCCCGCTCAAGCGCACCAAGACCGGCTACTCCACCGACGCCGAGGTGCTGGAGGCGCTGGCATCCCGGCACGAGGTGGTGGCGAAGATCCTGGAGCACCGCGAGCTGGCCAAGCTCAAGTCCACCTACGTGGACGTGCTGCCACGTCTGGCCGATCCGCGCACCGGGCGCGTGCACACCACGTTCAACCAGACCCTGGCCGCGACCGGGCGGGTCATCACCGAGTCGCCCAACCTCCAGAACCTGCCCATCCGCACCGAGGAGGGCCGGAAGATCCGGCGGGCGATCGTGGCGCCCCCGGGGATGGTGCTGCTCAGCGTCGACTACTCCCAGATCGATCTGCGCGTGCTGGCCCACATCACCGGCGACCCCGGGCTCGTCGACGCGTTCGCCCGGGGCGACGACGTGCATGCGGTCGTCGCCGCCGAGGTGTTCGGGGTGGCGCGCGCGGCCGTCACCCCCGAGCTGCGCCGCCGGGCCAAGACCATCGTCTTCGGCGTCGCCTACGGCATGAGCGAGCACGGCCTGGCCCCACAGCTGGGGATCGACCGCGCGCAGGCGCGTGCCGTCATCGAGCGGTACTACGCCCGGTTCCCCGGCGTCCGCCGGTACATGCAGGAGGTCGTCGAGCAGGCCCGGCGCGACGGCTTCGTAACCACCGTGCTCAACCGGCGGCGCTACCTGCCCGACCTCCTGAGCCGGAACCGCCAGGTGCGCGAGGCGGCGGAGCGCACCGCCATCAACACGCCGATCCAGGGCTCCAGCGCCGACATCATCAAGCTCGCCATGCTGGCCATCGCCCGCGAGGTGCTGCCGGCGCACCCCGGGGTGCGGATGACGCTCCAGATCCACGACGAGCTGCTCTTCGAGGTGCCCCAGGGCGCCGAAGCGCGCGTGGCGCGCGAGGTGGTGGCGCGCATGGAGCGTGCGTACCCGCTCCGGGTGCCGCTGGTGGCCGAGGCGAAGGTCGGACCCAACTGGGCCGAGATGCGGCCCGTGCCGTAA
- a CDS encoding TlpA disulfide reductase family protein, whose amino-acid sequence MIAAHAGTDAQPAGTRLSGRTATFPWRLAALLVGIAAGGAYLAGTRSVPVPPTFPQETAAMRAPAPAFVLPSLRDPGTIALQEFRGQVVVLNFFASWCKPCELEAADLQRTWEAMEGRGVVLLGIAIQDRDEDARQFLRRHGLTYPAAIDRDNRVADAYRVTGIPTTVFVDPWGRLAGRHVGVFVGAEGRARLQARIEAARRSAP is encoded by the coding sequence GTGATCGCCGCGCACGCTGGGACGGACGCGCAGCCGGCAGGCACGCGGCTGTCCGGACGGACGGCGACGTTTCCCTGGCGCCTGGCCGCGCTGCTGGTGGGGATCGCTGCGGGTGGTGCGTATCTCGCCGGCACCCGCAGCGTCCCGGTGCCGCCCACGTTCCCCCAGGAGACGGCCGCGATGCGCGCCCCCGCGCCGGCGTTCGTGCTCCCGTCGCTGCGAGACCCCGGGACGATCGCCCTGCAGGAGTTCCGCGGCCAGGTGGTGGTGCTCAACTTCTTCGCCTCGTGGTGCAAGCCGTGCGAGCTGGAGGCCGCCGACCTGCAGCGGACCTGGGAGGCGATGGAGGGCCGGGGCGTCGTGCTGCTGGGGATCGCCATCCAGGACCGCGACGAGGACGCGCGACAGTTCCTCCGCAGGCACGGGCTGACCTACCCTGCGGCGATCGATCGCGACAACCGCGTGGCGGACGCCTACCGCGTCACCGGGATCCCCACGACGGTCTTCGTCGACCCGTGGGGCCGGCTGGCTGGCCGCCACGTGGGCGTCTTCGTGGGGGCAGAAGGCCGGGCCCGCCTGCAGGCCCGCATCGAGGCGGCCCGCCGGAGCGCGCCGTGA
- the coaE gene encoding dephospho-CoA kinase (Dephospho-CoA kinase (CoaE) performs the final step in coenzyme A biosynthesis.) produces MKVIGLTGGIASGKTLVARMLRDLGAHVIDADALAREVVAPGAPAYREVVAAFGPAVVRPDGTLDRAALAARVFGDPQARATLNRIVHPHVRQRMAEALAAAAAAHPDGVIVLVIPLLLDTAPADLYPFDGIVVVWLDEAAQEARLMARDGLTREEARARIAAQRPLREKLAEATWVIDNSGTPEETRRQVEALWRRWQGEAGQQGRRDARGNPPAP; encoded by the coding sequence GTGAAGGTGATCGGCCTGACGGGGGGCATCGCCAGCGGCAAGACCCTCGTGGCCCGCATGCTGCGGGACCTGGGCGCGCACGTCATCGACGCGGACGCGCTGGCCCGGGAGGTGGTCGCGCCCGGCGCCCCGGCCTACCGCGAGGTGGTCGCGGCGTTCGGGCCCGCAGTGGTCCGTCCCGACGGCACCCTGGACCGGGCGGCGCTGGCGGCCAGGGTCTTCGGCGACCCCCAGGCCCGCGCGACGCTGAACCGGATCGTCCACCCCCACGTGCGCCAGCGCATGGCCGAGGCGCTGGCCGCCGCGGCGGCGGCCCACCCAGACGGCGTCATCGTCCTGGTGATCCCGCTGCTGCTCGACACCGCCCCCGCCGACCTGTATCCGTTCGACGGGATCGTGGTCGTCTGGCTGGACGAGGCCGCGCAGGAGGCGCGCCTGATGGCGCGGGACGGGCTCACCCGGGAGGAGGCCAGGGCGCGGATCGCCGCCCAGCGACCGCTGCGAGAGAAGCTGGCGGAGGCCACCTGGGTCATCGACAACAGCGGGACGCCGGAGGAGACCCGTCGGCAGGTGGAGGCGCTCTGGCGCCGCTGGCAGGGTGAGGCGGGGCAGCAAGGCCGCCGCGATGCCCGGGGGAACCCGCCCGCCCCCTGA
- a CDS encoding DUF881 domain-containing protein, translated as MRGRARARVAGLQLVAAVVLLGLGFLFVVQFRAGRLLSAQPEVPTRNIYAMATLLQQERAARAALERRVAELAQQLAQYERTAAEGKTLAAAMSKELEHLRVQAGLRAMQGPGVVVVVQDAPQKTAGAPVVVTYHDLVAIVNELWAAGAEAVAVNGQRVVATTGFGQVGGTIVVDLQRLVAPFTIVALGDPATLDGALTIRGGVVEGLRALGLSISITRHGTLTVPAHRGGVKFEHARPVE; from the coding sequence GTGAGAGGCCGCGCCCGGGCCAGGGTCGCGGGCCTCCAGCTGGTGGCCGCTGTCGTGCTGCTGGGGCTGGGCTTCCTCTTCGTCGTGCAGTTTCGGGCCGGGCGCCTGCTCAGCGCCCAGCCGGAGGTGCCCACGCGCAACATCTACGCTATGGCGACGCTGCTCCAGCAGGAGCGCGCCGCCCGCGCGGCGCTCGAGCGCCGGGTCGCGGAACTCGCGCAGCAGCTGGCCCAGTACGAGCGCACCGCGGCCGAGGGGAAGACGCTGGCCGCGGCCATGAGCAAAGAGCTGGAGCACCTGCGGGTGCAGGCCGGGCTGCGCGCGATGCAGGGGCCCGGTGTGGTGGTCGTGGTCCAGGACGCCCCACAGAAGACCGCCGGGGCGCCCGTGGTGGTCACCTACCACGACCTGGTGGCCATCGTCAACGAGTTGTGGGCCGCCGGGGCAGAGGCGGTGGCGGTGAACGGCCAGCGCGTGGTGGCGACCACCGGGTTCGGCCAGGTGGGGGGCACGATCGTGGTCGATCTCCAGCGGCTGGTCGCACCGTTCACCATCGTGGCGCTGGGGGATCCGGCCACGCTGGACGGTGCGCTTACGATCCGGGGCGGCGTGGTGGAGGGCCTGCGGGCCCTGGGACTGTCGATCAGCATCACGCGCCACGGGACCCTGACCGTCCCCGCCCATCGGGGCGGCGTGAAGTTCGAGCACGCGCGGCCGGTCGAGTGA